From the Bacilli bacterium genome, one window contains:
- a CDS encoding AraC family transcriptional regulator, whose protein sequence is MRKSLLKERRTHGTPQYPVSIYAIDCPASEPLLDLHWHEELEFLLVTEGEAVFRVDLRDYALKAGEAIFVNSGMLHSGQVRGTKACSFKAVVFHPQLFNSSAIDAAFEKYILPIIRKERLAPVHLSADTVSGAELLDLLGAIFTANANAAPACELITKGLLHLAMGKLFQLGKPSGRSAHAPALSGKLDRLKNVLTYIENHFQEPIRLRDLAAIVSMSEAHFCRFFKEITNKTPIEFINRHRVQQAARLLQETNLKITSVALDVGYNNPSYFINMFKRFYGCTPHDYRRRFAAAGN, encoded by the coding sequence ATGCGCAAAAGCCTGTTAAAAGAGCGGCGCACGCACGGCACCCCGCAATATCCGGTCAGCATTTACGCCATCGACTGTCCGGCGTCCGAGCCGCTGTTGGATCTGCATTGGCACGAAGAGTTGGAATTTTTGCTGGTCACGGAAGGCGAAGCGGTATTTCGCGTTGACCTCCGCGACTATGCGCTGAAAGCCGGCGAAGCCATTTTCGTAAACTCCGGCATGCTGCATTCCGGGCAGGTGCGAGGGACTAAGGCCTGCTCTTTCAAGGCGGTCGTCTTTCATCCCCAGCTGTTCAACAGCAGCGCCATTGACGCCGCGTTTGAAAAATATATCCTGCCGATCATCCGCAAAGAGCGTCTTGCGCCGGTTCATCTGTCGGCCGACACGGTGAGCGGAGCGGAATTGCTTGATTTGCTCGGCGCCATTTTTACGGCAAATGCCAACGCCGCGCCCGCCTGCGAACTGATCACCAAGGGGCTATTGCACCTTGCGATGGGCAAGCTGTTTCAGCTGGGAAAACCGTCCGGCCGAAGCGCGCATGCCCCGGCGCTGTCCGGAAAACTCGACCGGCTGAAAAACGTGTTGACATATATCGAGAACCATTTCCAGGAACCGATTCGCCTGCGGGATTTGGCCGCTATCGTTTCCATGAGCGAAGCGCATTTTTGCCGGTTTTTCAAGGAAATCACCAATAAAACGCCGATCGAATTCATCAACCGGCACCGCGTCCAGCAAGCGGCCAGGCTTTTGCAGGAAACAAACTTGAAAATTACAAGCGTGGCGCTTGATGTCGGCTATAACAATCCGAGCTATTTTATCAACATGTTTAAGCGGTTTTACGGCTGCACCCCGCATGATTACCGCCGCCGTTTTGCCGCCGCCGGGAATTGA